A single genomic interval of Actinomycetota bacterium harbors:
- a CDS encoding peroxiredoxin, with amino-acid sequence MKTGDKAPDFELPDQTGTPRKLSDYLA; translated from the coding sequence GTGAAGACCGGCGACAAGGCACCCGACTTCGAGCTTCCCGACCAGACCGGCACACCGCGCAAGCTGAGCGACTATCTGGCCG